One window of the Pedobacter ginsengisoli genome contains the following:
- a CDS encoding Crp/Fnr family transcriptional regulator, which produces MTKIKKDMADDIHSSIFKKLLAIQSINDDVISDILSKSKTLNVCKKTYLLLPGDISKHAYFIKSGALRSFYIDSDGNEKVSWILIENDIVVSVNSFFTGNPSVEYLEAVEDCELLQLSKSHLEEIYTKHPQFNYIGRKLIETYYVRSEEQAISLRTLSAKERYEHFLSHEGYLLNRIPLGYIASYLGMSQETLSRVRK; this is translated from the coding sequence TTGACAAAAATCAAAAAAGATATGGCTGATGATATCCATTCTTCAATTTTTAAAAAGCTTCTTGCTATCCAGTCAATTAATGATGATGTTATTTCTGATATTCTCTCAAAAAGTAAAACATTGAATGTTTGTAAGAAGACATATTTGCTCTTGCCAGGGGATATTAGTAAACATGCTTATTTTATCAAGTCTGGTGCTTTACGAAGTTTTTATATCGATTCTGATGGGAATGAAAAGGTATCTTGGATCTTAATAGAGAATGATATTGTTGTTTCTGTTAATAGCTTCTTTACTGGAAACCCTTCAGTGGAATACCTTGAAGCAGTAGAGGACTGCGAGCTTCTTCAATTGAGTAAAAGTCATCTGGAGGAAATCTACACAAAACATCCACAGTTCAATTATATTGGAAGAAAACTGATTGAGACATATTATGTAAGATCAGAGGAACAGGCAATTTCTTTACGCACATTATCTGCAAAAGAGCGATACGAACATTTTTTATCTCATGAAGGATATTTACTTAATAGAATTCCACTTGGATATATAGCCTCTTATCTTGGGATGTCTCAGGAAACATTGAGTCGTGTCCGTAAATAA
- a CDS encoding GNAT family N-acetyltransferase, whose translation MLKPYKSSDFKLLKNWVTDAELLLQFSGTDFTFPLIEQQIVDYRIKHSDRCFYIGYTQDGLPFSFGEIIAQESGYPRLARILIGEPSLRGQGLGRYFIELLVEESKRLYNTNTVELFTGEKNYAAIRCYESVGFKFLPEKSKTMVHEEISYDIHKMVFTYESGE comes from the coding sequence ATGCTCAAACCTTACAAAAGTTCAGATTTTAAATTATTGAAGAATTGGGTAACCGATGCTGAACTTCTGCTTCAATTTTCCGGTACAGATTTTACTTTCCCTCTTATTGAACAACAAATAGTAGACTACAGAATTAAACATTCAGATCGCTGCTTTTATATAGGATATACTCAGGATGGTTTGCCATTTTCATTTGGCGAGATTATCGCTCAGGAAAGTGGCTACCCCAGACTAGCCAGGATTCTAATAGGGGAGCCAAGTCTTCGGGGTCAAGGATTGGGTAGATATTTTATAGAACTCCTAGTAGAAGAATCTAAGCGACTTTATAACACTAATACTGTTGAACTTTTTACAGGGGAAAAGAATTATGCGGCAATCAGATGTTATGAGTCTGTCGGTTTCAAATTCTTACCAGAGAAAAGTAAAACAATGGTACATGAAGAGATAAGTTACGATATTCATAAAATGGTTTTTACATATGAATCTGGAGAATGA